One window of Trichoderma breve strain T069 chromosome 3, whole genome shotgun sequence genomic DNA carries:
- a CDS encoding aminotransferase class I and II domain-containing protein, producing MAKGSHRNMAPLVTEGILLDDTASPEWHSSVCLSNGILKTPTIADIDARRQAVGKMVAPTGAYADSDMFKLQCSRSSDRPAAKRWDNHLTDECRARAPGILKVAARFLKRPGMISLAGGLPSPDYFPFNSISAAIPAIPGAAESDVFEAESNIAMGLRDIASGDAAFDLSVALNYGQAAGSAQMIRWITEHTELVHKPLYADWDTCLTSGNTAGIYQALRMLCDKNRGDSWMTEEYCYASALETALPMGIKTVGIKMDADGPIPEVMDELLTNWDAAKKGARKPHVLYTVPTGQNPTGSTQSAARKRAIYKVCQKHDIYIIEDDPYYFLQLRSDSTSPQNSLKLPISTFLSNLPPSFLSIDTDGRVMRIDSFSKVIVPGARMGWVTASEQMIERFIRHAETASQGPSGFSQALIYKLVDEKWGHQGFLDWLQHLQAEYTGRRDVMLAAFEKFLPKSIVSWNSPSAGMFCWIKIKHSLRPNAKLYSTLDIEEEIFAACLKRGVLIAKGSWFRAEPDLPLDDVFFRLTFAASSAENMEVAVRTFGTALRTIFNLV from the exons ATGGCCAAGGGTTCACATCGCAATATGGCACCTTTAGTTACAGAAGGCATTCTACTAGACGACACGGCGAGTCCAGAATGGCACTCGAGCGTTTGTCTCAGCAATGGCATCCTGAAAACCCCCACAATTGCCGATATCGATGCCCGTCGACAGGCCGTTGGAAAAATGGTGGCTCCGACAGGTGCCTATGCCGATTCCGACATGTTCAAACTGCAGTGTTCCAGA TCATCCGATAGGCCGGCAGCAAAGAGATGGGACA ATCACCTAACCGATGAATGTCGAGCACGAGCTCCTGGAATCTTGAAAGTAGCCGCCAGGTTTCTCAAGAGACCGGGAATGATTTCACTAGCTGGCGGCCTTCCTAGCCCCGACTATTTCCCATTCAACTCTATAAGTGCTGCGATTCCCGCGATACCTGGTGCCGCCGAGAGCGACGTATTCGAAGCCGAATCGAACATTGCAATGGGACTACGCGACATCGCCTCTGGAGACGCAGCGTTCGACCTCTCTGTGGCTTTAAACTACGGGCAAGCAGCAGGTTCAGCTCAGATGATCCGCTGGATTACCGAGCACACAGAACTTGTCCACAAACCTCTCTATGCCGATTGGGATACTTGTCTAACCAGCGGGAACACGGCAGGCATCTATCAGGCGCTAAGAATGCTATGTGATAAGAACAGAGGCGACTCGTGGATGACAGAGGAGTATTGTTATGCTTCTGCCTTGGAGACTGCCCTTCCGATGGGTATCAAAACGGTTGGTATCAAGATGGATGCCGATGGCCCCATACCAGAAGTCATGGACGAGCTTCTCACCAACTGGGACGCTgcaaaaaaaggagctcGAAAACCACATGTCCTATACACCGTGCCGACAGGGCAGAACCCGACAGGATCAACCCAAAGCGCTGCTAGAAAAAGAGCGATATACAAAGTCTGTCAGAAACACGACATCTACATCATTGAAGACGACCCTTATTACTTTCTTCAGCTACGATCCGACTCAACCTCCCCTCAAAACTCTTTAAAGCTTCCTATCAGCACATTTCTCTCCAATCTTCCCCCTTCGTTTCTCAGCATCGACACCGACGGCCGCGTAATGCGCATCGACTCCTTCTCGAAAGTCATCGTCCCCGGCGCAAGGATGGGCTGGGTGACGGCCTCCGAGCAAATGATTGAGCGATTCATCCGGCACGCTGAAACAGCGAGTCAAGGGCCCAGCGGCTTCTCCCAGGCTCTCATATACAAGCTAGTTGACGAGAAATGGGGCCACCAGGGATTTCTGGACTGGCTGCAGCATCTACAGGCAGAATATACTGGGAGGAGAGACGTGATGCTGGCTGCGTTTGAGAAATTTCTGCCCAAATCGATTGTGAGCTGGAATTCTCCGAGTGCAGGCATGTTt TGCTGGATCAAGATTAAGCACAGCTTGAGACCCAACGCCAAACTATACTCTACTCTCGACATCGAGGAGGAAATATTCGCTGCGTGCCTCAAGAGGGGCGTCCTAATAGCAAAGGGCTCCTGGTTCAGGGCCGAGCCGGATTTGCCTCTGGACGACGTGTTTTTCCGCCTCACGTTTGCAGCGTCCAGTGCTGAGAACATGGAAGTGGCTGTTCGAACGTTTGGAACGGCCCTTCGAACTATTTTTAATCTGGTGTGA
- a CDS encoding fungal specific transcription factor domain-containing protein, whose protein sequence is MENPKDMRNRLRTKDRTRIACRRCNSKKVKCDAAPGVPCSGCQIAKAECILIDSKRGRYVRRKNIPPSEEQTRGETPASVSPPKDQSPASHKDHSNNHAAPIVEGVSSVEPADGQLLRGLSQSFERRAPTDSSALFYLHIADQSVRPTQQPINDSIRTFYAGDSFSLTYAIHDVLAPFLSHRLNYQKRLHFPIAEGFDPSDMGRENIANVQVTLLRERNILHRLGPDALEKLLDVYFRWFHPAFPLLNRQDFLQKCLRNQMSLLVLNALLLVAATICDQADIALTGCKSRQHARTVFYTQAKALYDADLDPDKENNVAAVFLMSFWWGGSNDEKDSWHWLGIAVSLAQSLGMHRSTAKSHMSSEKSRLWRRIWWCIRIRDTLTSGSIGRPQHIAHRDCDVEMLEPGDMANENLLGAEEAIYACQMARLSIIFSRIIASRYAAVQSTSPTQKTQLEDDLENFRQQVPAELQYKGVHAETGQGLWSAMLLMAYNFGVILLCRPTSTGDETASNFWGDRPKAMAAANEVTRVMEDILSTSLVRLCQIHTIPALFNSLSMHVFSLCTSGAIGRELAENRARTCMLGLTCLQESWPVSGWILKLFVDIIERLRRKLTNRNKSGELSMVTASPALGPSQQQKNNTNPYNQHLGSMEDMGRQPNARELDITSTMDSTSRPPLETLGDIPFLSNDYSAFSNTNAEMLPNLFVLDDLFSDLDSGQVNFFDLLEVPNYDTIDGISY, encoded by the exons ATGGAGAACCCGAAAGATATGAGAAACCGGCTCCGTACGAAAGACAGAACGCGGATAGCATGCCGCCGATGTAATTCGAAAAAGGTCAAGTGCGATGCGGCTCCTGGAGTTCCCTGTTCAGGCTGCCAGATTGCCAAGGCGGAATGCATTCTGATCGATTCAAAGCGTGGACG ATATGTTCGTCGGAAGAATATACCGCCAAGTGAAGAACAAACACGAGGCGAAACACCGGCTTCTGTATCACCTCCAAAGGATCAGTCACCAGCGTCTCATAAAGATCACAGCAACAATCATGCGGCTCCTATCGTTGAGGGGGTCTCGAGTGTGGAACCCGCGGATGGCCAACTATTACGCGGCTTATCGCAATCCTTCGAACGCCGAGCTCCCACTGATTCCAGTGCATTGTTCTATCTGCATATTGCCGATCAGAGCGTTCGTCCAACACAACAGCCAATAAACGATTCCATCAGGACTTTCTACGCTGGCGACTCGTTTAGTCTTACTTATGCCATCCACGATGTGCTGGCCCCCTTTTTGAGTCACAGACTCAACTATCAGAAGCGTCTTCATTTTCCTATTGCCGAGGGGTTTGATCCCTCAGATATGGGGCGTGAGAACATTGCTAATGTTCAAGTAACGCTGTTGCGTGAGAGGAATATCCTCCATCGCCTGGGGCCGGATGCCTTGGAAAAGTTGCTTGATGTGTATTTCCGATGGTTCCATCCAGCCTTTCCCTTGCTCAATCGGCAAGACTTCCTTCAAAAGTGTCTTCGCAACCAAATGTCCTTGCTGGTTCTAAATGCATTGTTGCTAGTTGCTGCTACAATATGTGATCAGGCGGACATAGCCTTGACAGGATGCAAGAGCAGGCAACATGCTCGTACAGTCTTTTACACACAAGCAAAAGCTTTGTACGATGCCGACCTGGATCcagacaaagagaacaaCGTTGCAGCTGTATTCCTGATGAGTTTTTGGTGGGGCGGATCAAACGATGAAAAGGATTCGTGGCATTGGCTGGGCATCGCTGTGAGCCTGGCACAGAGCCTAGGGATGCACAGATC AACTGCCAAATCCCACATGAGTAGCGAAAAGTCGAGGCTCTGGAGGCGCATATGGTGGTGTATACGCATTCGAGATACGCTTACGAGTGGCTCTATCGGTCGACCACAGCATATTGCCCACAGAGACTGTGATGTAGAGATGCTTGAGCCTGGCGACATGGCCAATGAGAATCTTCTAGGGGCTGAAGAAGCGATTTATGCCTGTCAAATGGCACGTCTATCAATAATAT TCAGCAGAATAATCGCGTCCAGATACGCGGCAGTCCAATCAACAAGCCCTACCCAAAAGACTCAACTTGAAGACGATTTAGAAAACTTTCGACAGCAGGTTCCAGCCGAATTACAATACAAAGGCGTCCATGCCGAGACCGGCCAGGGCTTGTGGTCCGCGATGCTTCTCATGGCTTACAA CTTTGGTGTGATCCTCCTTTGTCGACCTACAAGTACTGGAGACGAGACTGCTTCAAATTTCTGGGGAGATCGACCGAAAGCTATGGCTGCTGCGAATGAAGTTACGAGAGTGATGGAAGATATCCTTTCTACCTCTCTTGTCCGCCTCTGCCAAATCCATAC TATCCCTGCTCTTTTCAACTCCCTGTCCATGCacgtcttttctctttgtacATCAGGAGCTATTGGGAGAGAACTTGCCGAGAATCGAGCAAGAACATGTATGCTTGGCTTGACCTGTCTTCAAGAGTCATGGCCCGTTAGCGGTTGGATCTTGAAACTATTCGTCGACATTATTGAACGACTTCGTAGAAAGCTTACGAACCGAAACAAGTCTGGAGAGCTGAGTATGGTGACGGCTAGCCCTGCTCTTGGTCCTtcacagcaacaaaagaacaaCACTAACCCATATAATCAACACTTGGGGAGTATGGAGGATATGGGAAGACAACCAAATGCACGAGAACTCGACATCACAAGCACCATGGACTCAACGTCTAGGCCACCTCTTGAGACACTGGGCGATATTCCCTTTTTATCAAACGATTATTCTGCCTTTAGTAACACCAACGCTGAAATGTTGCCGAATCTGTTTGTGTTGGACGATCTGTTTTCTGATTTGGATTCAGGTCAAGTGAATTTTTTCGATTTGTTGGAGGTTCCAAACTACGATACTATTGATGGAATCTCTTATTAG
- a CDS encoding sugar transporter domain-containing protein — MVSPALFRILIVAFVALGSVTYGYCSSIIATTLGQPSFIAYFELDTRPNATQLEGAINGLFQAGGLFGCLSCIKSADYLGRKRAILFTSIIALVGGALQAGSVNIAMYLVFRFVTGLGIGSMVVLIPLYQSEIAPPRIRGLLVGMHGVMICIGYALASWVGLGFFFVNASGAQWRLPLAIQCLPPLFLAIGISFLPESPRWLLDQDRPDEALKAFEAVRAESDDSMLQDRTAILEEFRMLRSLIQHEKMAKHRFIDLFTSPGMRKRCLIGFLILFGCQGTATLVINNYGPTLYKALGFSTVRQLLIQCGWITVCPFGNIINSLIVDRVGRTRLLVVGFTGVITALVGECITVSIFQRTGSRSVAGAAVFFLFWHMACFSSTSDATSYIYASEIFPTPLRAKGLAVSVSGLFVATIIFLQCAPTAFAVIGWKYYLVFIGCTTVIGTFIWFYCPETSQLSLEQIGELFGDSVEGVYTDEKLDYAKSNTIEDVSAVPPETAERDAERV, encoded by the exons ATGGTCTCGCCGGCATTGTTTCGGATTCTG ATCGTGGCCTTTGTGGCCCTCGGCAGTGTCACATATGGTTACTGCTCCAGCATCATCGCCACGACTCTCGGGCAGCCGTCATTTATCGCTTACTTTGAACTCGATACTCGTCCAAATGCCACACAGCTTGAGGGTGCCATCAATGGACTCTTCCAGGCGGGTGGCCTCTTCGGATGCTTGTCTTGCATCAAGTCCGCCGACTATCTTGGTAGAAAGCGTGCCATTTTGTTCACCTCCATTATTGCTCTCGTTGGAGGCGCTCTGCAGGCTGGTAGCGTCAATATCGCCATGTATCTCGTTTTTCGTTTCGTGACAGGGCTTGGTATAG GTTCAATGGTCGTCCTCATCCCTCTCTACCAATCTGAAATTGCACCACCTCGTATTCGCGGCCTTCTCGTCGGTATGCACGGTGTCATGATCTGCATCGGATACGCTCTCGCCAGTTGGGTCGGCCTTGGGTTCTTCTTTGTGAACGCGTCTGGTGCGCAATGGCGTCTTCCACTAGCTATACAGTGCCTCCCGCCTCTATTTCTCGCGATCGGTATTTCGTTTCTTCCCGAGTCGCCTCGATGGCTCCTGGATCAGGATCGTCCAgacgaggctctcaaggcctTTGAAGCGGTTCGAGCAGAATCCGACGATTCAATGCTGCAGGACAGGACAGCTATTCTGGAAGAGTTTCGCATGCTTAGAAGCCTCATTCAACATGAGAAGATGGCTAAACATCGATTCATTGATCTTTTTACTTCGCCTGGAATGCGCAAAAGGTGTCTGATTGGCTTTCTTATCTTGTTTGGCTGTCAAGGAACTGCCACTTTGGTGATTAATA ATTATGGCCCGACGCTATATAAAGCTCTCGGTTTCTCCACCGTTCGTCAGCTTCTGATTCAATGCGGTTGGATTACCGTGTGTCCCTTTGGAAACATCATCAATTCGCTTATTGTAGACCGTGTTGGCCGTACGCGTctgcttgttgttggcttTACCGGTGTCATCACGGCTCTTGTTGGCGAATGCATCACCGTCAGTATCTTCCAACGCACGGGTTCGCGAAGCGTGGCTGGGGCAGctgtcttctttctcttctggcaCATGGCTTGCTTTTCATCGACTTCCGATGCCACCTCTTACATCTATGCATCCGAGATATTTCCAACTCCCCTGCGCGCAAAGGGCCTCGCAGTATCCGTCTCTGGTCTTTTTGTTGCGACCATCATATTCTTACAATGTGCACCAACTGCCTTTGCAGTTATTGGTTGGAAGTATTACCTAGTCTTCATCGGCTGTACCACCGTGATCGGCACTTTCATATGGTTTTATTGTCCCGAG ACTAGCCAATTATCCCTTGAACAAATCGGTGAGCTCTTCGGAGACTCGGTTGAGGGAGTATATACAGACGAAAAGCTTGACTATGCTAAGAGCAATACTATCGAGGATGTCTCTGCTGTTCCACCTGAGACTGCTGAGAGAGATGCTGAGAGAGTTTAG
- a CDS encoding putative cyclase domain-containing protein produces the protein MVSTDEYSFPAFDDLPSVPGQPQGCLWGFFDKDGNKDELGSLNLLNADTVRNASLEIQTGKHVQLDWPMNNLEFPGFGRIPIEHNVKQMASEGFLGLDDEIKINTQTSSQWDSLKHWSIQKQGLFYNGLSIEDALKSPRNGFHNVCERGGIVARGVLVDWLRWWEYHNPGKEPPSAISPYAIPVSELEEVLKFQGTECHQGDVLIVRTGFVRWHNQADKSTRALGTNQQHYMIGVANNMETVRWLYSKHFSAVAGDTMGWEAWPYPEDCCLHEWLLCQWGTPIGELWNLEQLSVVCEELKRWSFFLTSAPIHVIGAVGSPPCVIAVF, from the exons ATGGTGTCCACCGACGAGTATAGCTTCCCAGCCTTTGATGATTTGCCGTCTGTTCCGGGGCAGCCTCAGGGCTGTCTATGGGGATTTTTCGACAAGGATGGAAACAAGGATGAACTCGGTA GtctcaatcttctcaatGCCGACACCGTAAGAAATGCCTCGCTTGAGATTCAGACTGGGAAGCACGTGCAACTCGATTGGCCTATGAACAACCTTGAATTCCCAGGCTTTGGTCGCATTCCCATTGAGCATAATGTGAAGCAAATGGCTTCGGAGGGTTTCCTCgggcttgatgatgagatcaaGATCAACACTCAGACAAGCTCTCAGTGGGACAGCTTGAAACAC TGGAGTATACAGAAACAAGGCTTATTCTATAACGGTTTGTCCATCGAAGATGCGTTGAAATCACCACGAAATGGGTTTCACA ACGTTTGTGAACGAGGTGGAATAGTTGCTAGAGGAGTGTTGGTTGACTGG TTAAGATGGTGGGAATACCACAACCCGGGCAAAGAGCCCCCGTCTGCTATATCACCCTATGCGATCCCAGTCTCCGAATTAGAAGAAGTACTCAAATTTCAAGGCACAGAATGCCACCAAGGAGACGTTCTTATCGTTAGAACTGGATTTGTTCGTTGGCACAA TCAAGCAGATAAGTCTACTAGGGCTCTCGGTACCAATCAGCAGCATTACATGATTGGTGTAGCAAACAACATGGAAACTGTTCGCTGGCTTTATTCCAAGCACTTTTCAGCCGTTGCTGGAGATACAATGGGATGGGAGGCTTGGCCTTATCCTGAGGACTGCTGCCTCCATGAGTGGCTCTTGTGCCAGTGGGGAACTCCAATCGGAGAGCTGTGGAATTTGGAGCAGCTGAGTGTTGTTTGTGAAGAATTAAAGAGATGGTCATTCTTTTTAACAAGTGCTCCGATCCATGTTATTGGGGCTGTTGGATCTCCGCCATGTGTCATTGCTGTATTCTAA
- a CDS encoding fungal zn(2)-Cys(6) binuclear cluster domain-containing protein, whose protein sequence is MEGNLALTGAPRRKNGRPQACEPCRRRKVACDHRVPVCSRCRRGGVSDKCVYLVQPGQQNNHINSSRSAAVPSLRPQATNGSPVSISVPVSRSPQATLESNVGYLGATSFSAFYEEAQNSLSVTEKCESESDMMPLKTADVAPRLDELALGALRHIPDKASSKLLTRLYTSFYGGWNTLSGRWLNNSLWEAFGTTLDRVARDEELLRRMSFKLCRNSAVPLGESHTDPQKWFAEFSGSNLRWESLGLLYVFWAGGARRLPEMTVISSDCEVLHNTHASHLVKQYKMAAWKCIELCRDAANSNIMLLFLILGHSLLESNESGDAGMQYWRTHGDLMAMTTYLGLHVSPNANPKDFSVTTQTKRQLFAAIFTHDKVTATFTGRPAFLSRRFSSTPLPLDMSEELLLSNPPLADYTDCRVDENGWSTDGKIYLSTTLRARAMLSYVRDEILEIALQSMDFGGKTALLNLKKREMQIVAEFPPCILYSPNDLNNPDVSGKDLYARLLIWLEHLQNLFFIERLLSKEDSEEAGSRLFEISLEMVTLAHLFWTHQNRLKTVEDCVEWTTASFAAPAGGILCMELLRGKAHGTMSAAATKAIIVEKLGMLAAFLDWVMPSSPNADICFRIKKVVRRVLEQALEAPVQTNMLDEGGHWNMDLSSPDLNSFFSFDLLDTFEWLRPEGSGSV, encoded by the exons ATGGAAGGAAACCTCGCCCTCACCGGAGCCCCCAGGCGCAAAAACGGCCGTCCACAGGCCTGCGAGCCCTGTCGAAGACGAAAAGTCGCATGCGATCACCGCGTGCCCGTATGCTCCCGATGTCGCCGTGGAGGAGTATCAGACAAGTGCGTCTATCTGGTTCAACCAGGCCAGCAGAATAATCACATCAACTCGTCGAGATCAGCCGCCGTCCCGTCTCTGAGGCCGCAGGCCACAAACGGCAGTCCCGTCTCCATATCAGTACCCGTTAGTAGATCACCACAAGCAACTCTAGAGAGCAATGTTGGGTATCTCGGCGCGACGAGTTTCTCGGCATTCTATGAAGAAGCGCAAAACAGCTTGTCAGTAACAGAAAAGTGCGAGTCAGAGTCGGATATGATGCCGCTCAAAACCGCAGATGTTGCCCCGCGTCTAGATGAGCTTGCTCTCGGCGCCCTGCGACACATTCCCGACAAGGCTTCGTCTAAGCTGTTGACGAGGCTTTACACAAGCTTTTACGGCGGCTGGAATACGCTCTCGGGGCGGTGGCTGAATAATTCTCTGTGGGAGGCGTTTGGGACAACTCTGGATCGTGTGGCGCGAGACGAGGAGCTGCTGAGGCGCATGTCGTTTAAGCTGTGTCGGAACAGTGCGGTGCCTCTTGGGGAGTCTCATACAGATCCGCAAAAGTGGTTTGCCGAGTTTTCAGGGTCGAATTTGCGGTGGGAGTCTCTTGGCCTGCTCTACGTCTTTTGGGCTGGTGGTGCTCGAAGACTTCCTGAGATGACTGTCATATCCAGCGACTGCGAGGTGCTGCACAATACTCACGCAAGTCATCTCGTGAAGCAGTACAAGATGGCCGCGTGGAAGTGCATAGAGCTCTGTCGCGATGCGGCCAACAGTAACATCATGTTGTTATTTCTTATTCTGGGCCACAGCTTGTTGGAATCCAACGAGTCCGGAGATGCAG GCATGCAGTACTGGAGGACACACGGCGAcctcatggccatgacaaCCTATCTCGGCCTCCACGTCTCTCCAAACGCCAACCCAAAGGACTTTTCCGTCACTACGCAAACCAAGCGCCAGCTAtttgccgccatcttcacACATGATAAGGTCACGGCCACGTTCACCGGACGGCCGGCATTTCTCAGCAGAAGATTCTCCTCAACGCCACTTCCTTTGGATATGAGTGAAGAATTATTACTATCAAATCCTCCCCTCGCCGATTACACTGATTGCCGtgtggatgagaatggaTGGAGCACCGATGGCAAAATTTATTTATCGACAACGTTGCGTGCAAGAGCCATGCTGTCATATGTAAGGGATGAGATTCTAGAGATTGCCTTACAGAGCATGGATTTCGGGGGCAAGACGGCACTTTT GAATTTGAAGAAGCGAGAGATGCAGATCGTTGCCGAATTCCCGCCCTGCATACTCTATTCACCCAACGACCTCAACAACCCAGACGTCTCAGGCAAAGACCTGTACGCAAGACTTCTCATCTGGCTGGAGCACCTCCagaacctcttcttcatcgagCGTCTCCTCAGCAAAGAAGACAGCGAAGAAGCGGGATCCCGGCTCTTCGAAATCAGCCTCGAGATGGTAACGCTAGCCCACCTCTTCTGGACGCACCAAAACCGGCTCAAGACGGTAGAAGACTGCGTCGAATGGACAACAGCCTCGTTCGCAGCCCCGGCCGGCGGGATCCTGTGCATGGAGCTGCTCCGGGGCAAGGCGCACGGCACGATGAGCGCCGCGGCCACAAAGGCCATCATCGTGGAGAAGCTCGGGATGCTGGCGGCGTTCCTGGACTGGGTGATGCCGTCGTCGCCAAACGCGGACATTTGCTTTCGTATTAAAAAGGTTGTGAGGCGGGTGCTGGAGCAGGCGCTGGAGGCGCCGGTGCAGACGAACATGCTGGACGAGGGCGGGCATTGGAATATGGACTTGTCGTCGCCGGATTTGAATTCATTTTTCAGTTTTGATTTGTTGGATACGTTTGAGTGGCTGCGGCCGGAGGGATCTGGAAGCGTGTAA